A genome region from Schaalia sp. 19OD2882 includes the following:
- a CDS encoding ABC transporter permease, with the protein MSFLRTLTASTRAVLAGGGRSSSKDEGGGGSGGDAPRDAAPLATEGPGARLLRLFLTERVIALAVILVLLVATFLVLGANGFLFAPFDAAYMLSSLQSLVPLALLALAEMVVIISGYSGIDLSVGAIVSLSGLLFGYLIQVAGVPVALAALVTVVVGALLGAVNGFLVGYMGYPPLIATLATQYAYASTALVASGQSPISGDRVIATNQSLTANIPVFANATLPLQVLTFLVPVAALVWFMLERTVWGRRLLAVGTNDVAARYAGQDVRMTRASAYMVSGLLCGIVAVVNVAQFASARPDAGTAGNGMALPAITIAALGGVLIQGGFGRVSGVVTGALLITWLNAALLISFEGSMGSRMQLLALGTVLIGSILINSYAARRYNLRT; encoded by the coding sequence ATGAGCTTCTTGCGTACACTCACCGCTTCGACCAGGGCGGTGCTGGCCGGGGGCGGCAGATCGTCCTCGAAGGACGAGGGCGGGGGTGGAAGCGGCGGTGACGCTCCGCGTGACGCCGCTCCCTTGGCGACGGAAGGGCCGGGCGCTCGCCTGCTGCGCCTCTTCCTCACCGAACGCGTCATCGCCCTGGCCGTGATCCTGGTGCTCCTGGTGGCAACTTTCCTGGTCCTGGGGGCAAATGGTTTCCTGTTCGCGCCTTTCGACGCCGCATACATGCTGTCCTCCCTGCAGTCCCTCGTCCCCTTGGCCCTGCTGGCCTTGGCTGAGATGGTCGTCATCATCTCCGGCTACAGCGGCATCGACTTGTCGGTCGGGGCGATCGTGTCACTGTCGGGGTTGCTCTTCGGATACCTGATCCAGGTCGCGGGCGTGCCCGTGGCGCTCGCGGCCTTGGTCACCGTCGTGGTCGGAGCGCTTCTGGGGGCGGTCAACGGCTTCCTGGTCGGATACATGGGGTATCCGCCGCTCATCGCGACCCTTGCCACCCAGTACGCGTACGCGTCGACAGCCTTGGTCGCTTCGGGCCAATCGCCGATCTCTGGGGACCGGGTCATTGCGACCAACCAGAGTCTGACCGCGAACATCCCCGTGTTCGCCAACGCGACGTTGCCGTTGCAGGTGCTGACCTTCCTTGTTCCTGTCGCCGCCCTGGTGTGGTTCATGCTCGAACGCACCGTCTGGGGGCGGAGGCTGCTGGCGGTGGGCACGAATGATGTGGCCGCGCGTTACGCCGGACAGGACGTGCGCATGACCCGTGCTTCTGCGTACATGGTGTCGGGCCTGCTGTGCGGCATCGTCGCCGTGGTGAATGTGGCGCAATTCGCCTCCGCCCGCCCTGATGCGGGCACTGCCGGCAACGGCATGGCGCTACCGGCGATCACGATCGCCGCCTTGGGGGGCGTGCTCATCCAAGGGGGCTTCGGGAGGGTCAGTGGAGTCGTCACCGGCGCCTTGTTGATCACGTGGTTGAACGCCGCGCTGCTCATCAGCTTCGAAGGGTCGATGGGCTCGCGGATGCAGCTTCTGGCCCTGGGGACGGTGTTGATCGGCTCGATCCTCATCAACAGCTACGCCGCCCGCAGGTACAACCTCAGAACCTGA
- a CDS encoding ABC transporter permease → MNAATEPVPPRSAAPDHARPHAQAAPPSRIVRGRRPWIEGQELVLIGVLLALWAAMGLLTPTFLEASNVFAIFYHVAPITIIGMAMTPIMCTAGIDVSVGASMAIVMVVIGRLVRDLGAGLALALVVALGVGALLGSLNALLIAIGRVPAMVCTFGTLNIFRFVALQIFGETQLAGVPGTLKGLGGSLADASFLGFPNAMWLALVLTALVWFYMRDWAAGRHVYAIGNDANAARLAGVKVRRRVFELYVFCGMMVGLAGVVSIGSGGLIQQNVGYGMEMSVIAACVIGGTSVIGGRGTVLGTLLGAVLVGSVEAAVIHLHLPNQLTQLFVGVIILVAVGVDLVRQARRARR, encoded by the coding sequence ATGAACGCTGCCACCGAACCGGTCCCACCACGAAGTGCCGCCCCGGACCACGCGCGCCCACACGCCCAAGCGGCCCCGCCCTCGCGAATTGTTCGAGGACGACGCCCGTGGATCGAAGGGCAGGAGCTCGTCCTGATCGGTGTCCTCCTCGCACTGTGGGCCGCCATGGGTCTCCTGACGCCGACATTCCTCGAAGCGTCGAACGTCTTCGCGATCTTCTACCACGTCGCCCCCATCACCATCATCGGCATGGCCATGACGCCCATCATGTGCACCGCCGGCATCGACGTCTCCGTCGGGGCCTCAATGGCGATCGTCATGGTCGTCATCGGCCGACTGGTCCGCGATCTGGGGGCCGGCCTCGCCCTCGCCCTGGTTGTCGCCCTGGGAGTCGGAGCCCTTCTCGGGTCGCTCAACGCGCTGCTCATCGCCATCGGGCGGGTCCCGGCGATGGTGTGCACATTCGGCACACTCAACATCTTCCGATTCGTCGCACTGCAGATCTTCGGCGAGACGCAGCTGGCCGGTGTTCCCGGCACACTCAAGGGGCTCGGCGGATCGCTGGCCGACGCGAGTTTCCTCGGATTCCCCAACGCCATGTGGCTGGCACTGGTCCTGACCGCCCTCGTGTGGTTCTACATGCGGGACTGGGCTGCCGGACGCCACGTGTATGCCATCGGGAACGACGCGAACGCCGCGCGCCTTGCCGGCGTCAAGGTGCGTCGACGAGTCTTCGAACTGTACGTGTTCTGCGGAATGATGGTCGGCCTTGCCGGTGTCGTCTCGATCGGATCGGGGGGCCTGATCCAGCAGAACGTCGGATACGGCATGGAAATGTCCGTCATCGCCGCATGCGTCATCGGCGGCACCTCGGTGATCGGCGGGCGAGGCACGGTCCTGGGGACCCTGTTGGGCGCGGTCCTGGTCGGCAGCGTCGAGGCCGCAGTCATTCACCTGCACCTGCCCAATCAGCTCACCCAGCTGTTCGTCGGCGTCATCATCCTGGTGGCCGTCGGCGTCGACCTGGTGCGTCAGGCAAGGAGGGCACGACGATGA